A single region of the Cyanobacteria bacterium GSL.Bin1 genome encodes:
- a CDS encoding NarK family nitrate/nitrite MFS transporter: MNILSFHGRNRILHLTWFAFFLTFVVWFNFAPLATTIKDDLGLTVDQMKTIGICNVALTVPARVIIGMLLDRFGPRITFSTLLVYAAIPCFLFASANDFNTLVVSRLLLGIVGAGFVIGIRMVSEWFPPKEIGVAEGIYGGWGNFGSAASAFTLPSVALALSFISGGQANWRLAIALTGVAAAVYGVIYFFSVEDTPPGRVYQRPERHGGMEVTSQRDFWFLMLMNLPITGVLALLAWRLQGVGFLNQGQLLLVWLVLLGLYLFQAYNAWHANKSLMTGKKRYPAEDRYNFSQVAILELTYVTNFGSELAVVSMLPAFFELTFNLNPAQAGMIASSYAFMNLMSRPSGGLLSDKMGSRKWTMAILLGGMGIGYLMMGTVNNSWFLPLAIVLTMACSFFVQAAEGSTYAIVPLIKRRVTGQIAGNVGAYGNVGAVCYLTLYSLLPAGAAADRTFFQVLGIAGLIVAFLCAFFLKEPKGSFAEFHEGEEEVEPVAEPVANTKNSDW, from the coding sequence ATGAATATTCTCTCATTTCACGGTCGTAATCGAATTCTCCATTTGACGTGGTTTGCTTTTTTTCTTACCTTTGTTGTTTGGTTTAATTTTGCACCTTTAGCAACCACAATTAAAGATGATTTAGGGCTAACCGTTGACCAAATGAAAACAATCGGAATTTGTAATGTTGCCCTCACTGTTCCCGCACGTGTCATTATTGGCATGTTGCTTGATCGCTTTGGGCCACGCATTACCTTTTCCACATTACTGGTCTATGCTGCGATTCCCTGCTTCCTATTTGCCTCTGCCAATGATTTTAATACCTTAGTGGTCAGCCGACTTTTACTGGGGATTGTCGGTGCAGGATTTGTCATTGGTATTCGCATGGTATCGGAATGGTTCCCCCCGAAAGAAATCGGTGTTGCCGAAGGCATTTATGGCGGTTGGGGCAACTTTGGTTCGGCTGCCTCTGCCTTTACGCTGCCTTCTGTTGCCCTTGCCTTATCTTTCATTTCGGGCGGCCAAGCGAACTGGCGGCTTGCGATTGCTTTAACAGGAGTTGCTGCTGCTGTTTACGGGGTGATTTACTTCTTTAGCGTTGAAGACACGCCTCCGGGACGAGTTTACCAACGTCCCGAACGTCACGGCGGCATGGAAGTGACCAGTCAACGCGATTTTTGGTTCTTAATGTTAATGAATCTCCCCATTACGGGTGTTTTAGCCTTACTTGCTTGGCGTCTTCAAGGAGTAGGTTTCCTCAATCAAGGACAACTCTTACTGGTTTGGCTGGTCTTATTAGGGCTTTACCTATTTCAGGCTTACAATGCTTGGCACGCCAACAAAAGTTTAATGACTGGGAAAAAGCGTTATCCAGCTGAAGATCGCTATAACTTCAGCCAAGTTGCCATTTTAGAACTAACTTATGTTACAAACTTTGGTTCAGAATTAGCAGTCGTTTCTATGTTACCGGCTTTCTTTGAGCTGACCTTTAATCTGAATCCAGCTCAAGCGGGGATGATTGCTTCAAGCTATGCCTTTATGAATCTCATGTCTCGTCCCAGCGGTGGATTACTATCTGACAAAATGGGATCGCGCAAATGGACAATGGCAATTTTACTCGGAGGCATGGGCATTGGCTATCTGATGATGGGAACAGTTAATAATAGCTGGTTTCTGCCTCTGGCGATTGTTTTAACCATGGCTTGTTCCTTTTTTGTCCAAGCGGCAGAAGGTTCCACCTATGCGATTGTTCCTCTCATTAAGCGCCGTGTCACTGGACAAATTGCTGGCAATGTTGGGGCATATGGCAATGTCGGTGCGGTGTGTTACTTAACGCTTTATAGCTTACTCCCGGCTGGTGCTGCTGCGGATCGAACCTTTTTCCAAGTGTTAGGGATTGCTGGCTTAATTGTTGCGTTTCTCTGTGCCTTTTTCCTCAAAGAACCGAAAGGATCCTTTGCTGAGTTCCATGAAGGAGAAGAAGAAGTAGAACCGGTTGCTGAACCGGTCGCGAATACAAAAAATTCGGATTGGTAA
- a CDS encoding molybdopterin-dependent oxidoreductase, whose product MTEKTLCPYCGVGCGLDVLPPAQPGKAVNRDSEGNPIWQVRGDRAHPSSKGMVCVKGATVTEATAKSRLKYPLLRDSLEEPFRRVSWEEAFERIVQEIKRVQLTHGADGICMYGSGQLQTEDYYTAQKLLKGCLGTNNFDANSRLCMSSAVAGYMQSFGSDGPPCCYDDLEETDCAFLIGTNTAECHPIIFNRLRKHHKRNRNVKMIVVDPRATKTAEAADLHLAIKPGTDIDLLNGIAYLLMKWGKFDSIFMDECTKGFPDYTEVIRHYLPEVVAKKCGIPIDHLEAAARYWGDSERVLSLWSMGMNQSSEGTAKVRTLINLHLMTANIGKPGAGPFSLTGQPNAMGGREAGGLAHILPGYRVVKNAEHRAAVEQAWGLPSGRINPNPGRDAWEMIRGLETGEVGLFWVAATNPAVSMPDIERTKKALLKSRFTVYQDAYYPTETAAYAHLVLPAAQWGEKAGVMTNSERVVTLCPAFAKAPGVAKPDWEIFAEVGRRLGFTEQFSFETAAQVYQEFVELTRDRVCDLTGLSHERLQQEGAIQWPCSDRETETVTSGKRLYTDFHFPTADGRANFAAVHSHGLAEPEDERYPYVLTTGRLYGHWHTQTRTGHIPKINKMHPYAELEIHPRDAKNIGLEETEAELWVEARSRRGKARFRVKITKAIAPGTVFIPMHWGALWADDAEANALTHPEACPSSKQPELKACAVQLIPITKDMDKIEETEEPKLQTSLKKLLPTS is encoded by the coding sequence ATGACAGAAAAAACACTTTGTCCATACTGTGGTGTCGGTTGTGGTTTAGACGTTTTACCGCCTGCCCAACCTGGAAAAGCGGTCAATCGCGATAGTGAAGGGAATCCGATCTGGCAAGTGCGCGGCGATCGCGCCCATCCTTCTAGTAAAGGCATGGTCTGTGTCAAAGGGGCAACCGTTACCGAAGCCACCGCGAAAAGTCGTCTTAAATATCCCCTGCTGCGAGATTCCCTGGAAGAACCCTTTCGCCGCGTCAGTTGGGAGGAAGCATTTGAGCGCATCGTACAAGAAATTAAACGGGTGCAACTCACCCACGGTGCTGATGGCATCTGTATGTATGGGTCCGGACAACTGCAAACGGAAGACTACTATACGGCCCAAAAACTGCTCAAAGGGTGTCTAGGAACGAATAATTTTGATGCTAATTCTCGTTTGTGTATGTCGTCAGCTGTTGCCGGTTATATGCAGAGTTTCGGTTCTGATGGTCCGCCCTGTTGTTACGATGATTTAGAAGAAACCGATTGCGCTTTTCTCATTGGCACGAATACCGCTGAGTGCCACCCGATTATTTTTAATCGTCTCCGTAAGCATCACAAGCGCAATCGCAATGTGAAAATGATTGTGGTGGATCCCCGCGCCACCAAAACTGCAGAAGCAGCGGATTTGCATTTAGCGATTAAGCCGGGAACCGATATTGATCTCCTCAACGGCATTGCCTATTTATTGATGAAGTGGGGGAAATTTGACAGCATTTTCATGGATGAATGTACAAAAGGCTTTCCCGATTATACGGAAGTGATTCGCCATTATCTGCCAGAAGTGGTGGCGAAAAAATGCGGCATTCCCATTGATCACCTCGAAGCAGCAGCCCGGTATTGGGGAGACTCGGAACGGGTGTTATCCCTGTGGTCAATGGGGATGAATCAATCCTCGGAAGGCACGGCAAAAGTGCGCACCTTGATTAATTTACATCTGATGACCGCCAATATTGGCAAACCGGGGGCAGGTCCCTTTTCTCTCACGGGACAACCCAACGCGATGGGCGGACGAGAAGCGGGTGGACTCGCCCATATTCTTCCCGGTTACCGCGTGGTGAAAAATGCTGAACATCGCGCAGCCGTAGAACAAGCTTGGGGATTGCCCTCTGGGAGGATTAATCCCAATCCTGGACGGGATGCTTGGGAGATGATTCGCGGCTTAGAAACCGGAGAAGTGGGACTGTTTTGGGTCGCCGCAACGAACCCAGCGGTCAGTATGCCCGATATTGAACGGACGAAAAAAGCGTTGTTAAAGTCGCGATTTACCGTTTATCAAGATGCCTATTATCCCACGGAAACCGCTGCTTATGCCCATTTAGTGCTACCGGCAGCCCAATGGGGAGAAAAAGCCGGAGTAATGACCAATTCGGAACGAGTGGTCACCCTCTGTCCGGCGTTTGCGAAAGCACCCGGGGTGGCGAAACCCGATTGGGAGATTTTTGCGGAAGTGGGACGACGCCTCGGATTTACGGAACAGTTTTCCTTTGAGACAGCCGCGCAAGTGTATCAAGAGTTTGTGGAATTAACGCGCGATCGCGTGTGCGATCTCACCGGATTATCTCACGAACGCTTACAACAAGAAGGGGCAATCCAATGGCCTTGTTCTGATCGCGAAACCGAAACCGTTACTTCTGGGAAACGTCTCTACACGGACTTCCACTTTCCCACCGCCGATGGACGGGCTAATTTTGCGGCGGTTCATTCTCATGGACTTGCCGAACCCGAAGATGAACGGTATCCTTACGTTTTAACCACCGGACGCTTATATGGCCACTGGCACACGCAAACTCGCACCGGACACATTCCCAAAATTAATAAAATGCACCCCTATGCGGAATTAGAAATTCATCCCCGGGATGCGAAGAACATTGGATTAGAAGAAACCGAGGCAGAACTGTGGGTCGAAGCGCGATCGCGCCGTGGCAAAGCTCGCTTTCGCGTTAAAATAACCAAAGCCATTGCCCCAGGCACCGTATTTATTCCCATGCACTGGGGGGCCCTTTGGGCAGATGATGCTGAAGCCAATGCCCTAACTCATCCGGAAGCTTGTCCCTCCTCTAAACAACCGGAACTGAAAGCTTGTGCCGTACAGTTAATTCCCATAACAAAAGACATGGACAAAATAGAAGAGACTGAAGAACCCAAATTGCAAACATCCCTCAAAAAACTCCTCCCCACCTCATAA
- the narM gene encoding nitrate reductase maturation protein NarM, with translation MFFQFEADFVNDLRCIPMQVRLKLDTCGVKLKLHHWHQLSQEERDTLVKQPCETPDQMTAYKNYLQNLVTQYTGAPAKELDIDPNPPWLNAQAIPLSVQDKAREFNLHITVEAWETLTPLQRFALIKLSRPSHENKNFYPAIQDFSLDVL, from the coding sequence ATGTTCTTTCAATTTGAAGCCGACTTTGTTAACGATTTGCGTTGCATTCCCATGCAAGTTCGTCTCAAATTAGATACTTGCGGGGTTAAACTCAAACTCCACCATTGGCACCAATTGAGCCAGGAAGAACGAGATACACTGGTCAAGCAACCGTGTGAAACACCGGATCAAATGACGGCTTATAAAAATTATCTACAAAATCTAGTGACTCAATATACAGGTGCGCCGGCAAAAGAATTAGACATTGATCCAAATCCCCCTTGGCTGAACGCTCAAGCCATTCCACTATCAGTCCAAGATAAAGCCCGGGAATTTAATCTTCACATCACGGTTGAAGCCTGGGAAACACTCACACCTCTACAGCGCTTTGCGTTGATTAAGTTATCTCGCCCTAGTCATGAAAATAAAAACTTTTATCCGGCAATACAAGACTTTTCCCTTGATGTTCTCTAA